In Ciona intestinalis chromosome 7, KH, whole genome shotgun sequence, the genomic window GTCTAgactattttattttgaaaaatttaactgttttaCCAGCATTATTAATCAAGAAATCCAAATGTTCTTCTGTCTcgttaaaattttttacaaatttccGCACCGAATCAAAATCACCCAGATCCAATTCCATGACACGAATCTGTATAAGGTTTGAGATTGAAAaattgtatgtaattttgtctgggaatattgttttgtaggtttatatttttaagcatggctgacaatttggataaccTAAAGGGGACCattttgggcgtatgtgtccttggccaagacacttaacggcaattgctccaacccagtggtcactaatgggttgtccaagttatttGCCATACAGTGTTGAGCCTCAAACCCACATCCTTTGGATACTGACTATAAAGGGGCACTCTAATCACTGTGTAACGGTGCTggtcaaataaaaaactaaaaaatgtatatattacattttggTTCCCAGTTGCTTTAACAACTCTAATTTTAACATCTtcagattttgttttgttcctAGAAGCAATAACAATGCGAGCTCCAAGCTTTGCAACTTCAAACACTGTGGCTTCTCCCACACCTGTATTTCCACCTATTTATAACAGaacattttatgtatataaacatgataaCTAATAACACATACTAAAACAGTCGTTGTGAGATTtcaattacaaaaatatgaaaaaattatcatttaatgaagtgtgttaaaaatattgggcatattactaccaaaatttattcaatttaagAATACTTTACTAAGttagatattatataatattgtaaaaaatatggttgTATTATCACAGCTTAATTTGCAAAGAACTGcatacattttaatttgtatatatacctGTAATCAGCACTGTTTTTCCATCTAATCGTTTATTACTAACACATATTGGTCCAcgttttataaacacaatCCACAAGTACGCTACAGCGCATATTAAAGAAGACCATACTATTACTCGAAAACGTGACAtgcaatgtatttattttcgcATTTACCACAAATATAACCTAAGATTGTTTTAAGCAAAGTCggttttagttaaaacaccACGAAGTACTGTAAATGTTATGTACGCCCGGGACGACAGAGTTGCAGGGCGCTACTGTATTTCAGAGGAGACGACGGGCTACTGTCGGGTCTGCGGGCAAAgcccatttttttatttatgtgcTATGGTTTGCAGCAAAGGCGCAAAGCccaattattttatatgaacTCTGATAAGCAGCAACGAAATAAGAACTGTGGCCCGCAAATATGCGGATGCAGACAGGCCACACATGACgctgtttacaaacttttggttatacgcacagaaataaaaaagagtagaacgctcAACTGCCCAAAagcgtgatatattcttttttctattcacgtgactgCCAACTctgtccccatttcgcttggtctccattgtaaaagataggcgcacatTGGTTTAAGGAGGTTTTAGctgcttattttaaaaactacaccaactattccagtttattaggccagtttagttttcggtaggttaacgcttacactTTAGCGTttgtttaggaaaattaaatattttataaatttaattaaaagcgttcaaacaaacggtttgttagaaatatatatacgttttgAAATAGTCATTTTTccctataaacttaaattaaatcaaaaaacaaagaaaaactagggggttagcgcgcctgcctgtaacccagaggtaatgggttcaagactcgttgctgctaacattgtgggcgtatgtgtctttcggcaagacacttaccagcaattgctgcaacctagtggtcactaatagattGTCCatattatcagccatacataaaaatgaaaacatctaaaaaaataatcacctaacttgtaagctaacacgaggtgtacgaacactcgtattataacgactgtctaacgactgtcattattccggccacgcgaggataaagtaagttgcattcattcattctttacTCCTAGTCTGCCCGTTTGCCAAACTGGTAAAAATGGTACTTAGAAAACTGAGAATTGCgttcttatttaaaaaagttttagctCTGAAATTGAAGGGTACTACTAGTTACAGATtaacaaattcaaaaacaaatattacgcAACTGCTTTTAAACTTTGAGTTCCTTGATAAAACGATAGAGCAAGCAACGGATTAAAATCCAGTGTAGGCTATTGTAACGTTATAACTATAGAACTTTGGCATCGGTATTGGTAGTTTTCAGGCTATATTGAGAAATGCATGTGTATTATTTTTGCGGTAGTTTGTATAGGCCCACGACAGGGCAAGATTGTAAAAGTGCATTATAGCGGTGGTGGCATGATTAAAGTCAGCAGTTATACCTTTTAcatcaatgaatgtaacttgctttatcctcgcgtagccgtAAAACGACaattattataacacgggtgttctattttatacgcacctagtgccagcttaccaaGTAGGCTGATGTGTTACTCTGTgtgtgattatattttttgaatgttttttttctagaaTAGCTCTCTTACGTGTCCAGTAGCCGTGTGGTATTAGAACCTGCTTTATAGTTAATTCTTGTGTCAATCTTTGTTCAGAAGTTATACCGGTAGCATATATAGTTGAAATAAGCGACAACTAACGATAACAACACTGCTCATATAAATGCTTGGTATATGCATCCCATCATGGCACACAccgcatggtaactcgtaagctggcacgaggttatcacccgtgttataacgactgatgtcgttttccggccatataaagtaagttacattcattcattcattcattcaccacACCATAGTAGCGCAAGTTGTGGTAGCGCAATGAGAACATTTTAGTATGAAACTTGTGGCCACTGTATTGTGAGTAtttatttacaagtttttataTTGCCTACTGttataatagttttatttatccaGAGTCTGTTTTCACTTATACTTTTTACAGAAGTTGCCACAGCTTAAAATGCATGAAATAACAGATCCAATTGACAGAGACCGTAATATTGGCTGTAAACGACTGGATTTATCAGATTATAATGAGGTTGTagaatttatgtttaaaacttatagtTTTAGTGAGCCAgtattagggatgcacattacagaataattaggtattctaggatatcctagtatactttaattcgaatctagaattccgaatctagaatttcgaatctttttatatttataggaaaaaaaattttacgcacaaaagtcagtttatcgACCCTTTtataacagccttgttggatcttgagttgtaaaatgatcaaaaattgtactattgggtagtttttgcgtcatgaaacgtatagcaggctatgaaaagacgttacgaaacgtttactctcgaaagtcccacaaacacaaaaatattttttttcaaaattaataactttcaaaaattgttaatatagtatatgtgatgacgtgtaatgacgtcattaaacagaataccgaattccgtaattagattcgaatacaaaaggattcgaatctcacggattcgaaattctgtaatgtgcatccctagccAGTATCATTGGCCTTGAGTCCTACACTTCAGGAAGTTAATGAAGTATTGGAACTTGGAACAAAGGTAACCTGATTGAATGTGACTTAGTTACTCTTGCATGACGTAACAACTTCaattgtagtagggtggggtatgaATAtactaatttattatttattacctttaagggtttatatataaaagtcgtaaggatacagttttataattttttaaatgtttttcgtttactaacaaatgaacgagaaaatagtatgaaattgagtcccattttaccccaacttactataacCCTGTAATACACGTTTGAAATTGCCTTGCTACACGAGAATCACTTTTTACTGATTTACTTATATACACAGAGTTGTCTAGAGTCGAATACATCGATTGCGGCATATGACAATAACAGCGGAGAACTCATAGCTGTTGTATTATCTGAATTCAATCAATTAGATTCAATTGACCTCAATTCTTTTGGCGAATATGGAAGAAAAATGTTTCAGGTATTTCTATGCGTCCAGTTTTACTAATACGAATGACTGGATCTATTTTTTAtacctcgcgtggccggaaaacgacagtagttatacatgggtgttctctttcatacacattgtgtGTGTCAACTTCCCAGCGACCATGTATGCAATTTTgcggttgtttttttttgtatggctaaaaattagacaacccaatagccattagtgaccacccggttgaagcaattgtcgtcgAGTGTCTTGcgtaaggacacatacgcccacaatggtaacagcagcCGACGAGCTTTTACTGCGATCCTTGCAAATGACCCTCATGCTTGCAAATCCAATGACGCAAATGACATTCGTCGTACAACGGATGTTATCATTTATATTAACTGTTTGTACAACTGAAAGGTTACATCCAATACGAacgtgtgaaacagaacacccgtgttataacgactgttaatTGTTGCTCCGCGGCGTGAGGACAAATAAGATCTATTGATTTATCCAAATAGAGTTGTAGAGTGTGTTTTTGTTCGTAACGCTACATAAAACATCTGTTATTCTCTTATTTAGATCGTTGTTGATTTGAACAGACAAGGTTTACCTGATCACATTCGAAGATCTAAATTTCTAACCTTAGTTGCTGGCTCAGTTAGACCAGAGTATTCAAAACAAGGAGTTACTACCAAGCTTGCAGAGAGGTAACTGTAATGAAGGATTGTTTTTGATTAAGAGATCAATggtgccatttaggcgaaatatatatattttattaaacaattggttggactttatttttatctgttaTACGTTTTTCTAGCACCAAGTCCTTGCATAAAggtaaatgattttttttagtgtttttttttatagtttataggGAATTCCTCTTGGTAGTAACAGTGTGCTACCTTGATTTTTCGGTATATGAGACTGTCCATGCGGGACCATTAGGGTGGAGCAAAGTACTAACCTgatcacaatggtagcagcgacgagtcttTGACCCGTAACAACCAATCCACAGGGCCAGTACCCTTATACATTTGTAGCTGtgaagaaaatacaaaacgaAAATAACTGCTTTACTGGGTTGAGAATTATTATTGTCTTTGTATATCACAGATCGAAACTGGTTGCGATGGAATTCGGTTGCGAGTACATTACAGTTGAATGCACCTCGCTTTACTCGCAAGCTGTCTGCAGAAAACTTGGCTATACGCTTTTACACGAGATAAAGTATTTAGATTATTCAGATGAGGCTACTGGTGAAAAGTGGTATGCAAGCATCCGTGAACCACATCGTTCTATTCAGTTATTTGCCTTGAAAGTTAAGCGACCTTTAAACATTAGCCCACGATTGTAATGCCTAATCGAGTGCGGGATTTCCTGCGGTAACGCGATAAAAATTAcatgaaaatgttttacttAATTACCACGTCACTTTTGGCCTGCTATAAATACGAATGTTCAAGTGTTTTAACTCTCATAAATTCTGGTAAACACCTTTTTAATGCTAACTGCAATTATGAGATGAGAGTTGTTATCGACATATACACGGACTACAACTATCTCTATAATAGGCCGTGAATAAAACTGTGcgagttatatagtagggtggggtgagatgggacacctttttattttattttctccgcccatttggtagtaaacaaagaaaattcaacgaattattaaaccgtatcctcacgactcccataggccgttattatatgtttaaaactcgatcaggatattcgaatatcatgtgtcaaaggtgtcccatcttcccccaccctactataggtgTTATTGGtgacattaaaaattaaagtgaCCAAACATATGCTCTTTGATAAGCAGTCAGAACGAGTTCGAAGGCTCTATAGGCGTTCAGTCTTCGAACACGAAACCTCGGGGGTCAACAAGCAACATCTttagcagcaacaacaacaacaaaaacaacaacaggaACGTATTGCCATTGTGGGTTTATGTGTGCTCGGTCAAGACAcataattgcttcaacccattggtcattattataattttttctcaTTCATATCTTAATGAATAATAATAAGTAgcaaagtaataaaacactGGATTTTGGACAATGCGTATTTTACATAGGGATAACAAATCGGAAATACAAAATGTCTCACTCAATTTTGAATGGCACTTATTGTCGCAGTATACCTACTAATTTTGGGATTTCCTAAACACCTAATTTCtactttatattatagtagggtggaggaagatgggacaccttttcactttattttttccgtccaatttagtagtaaacaaagaacattcaaagaattttaaactgtatgctTATGACTGCcacggaccgttgttaattgttaaaaacaggatcaggataattggatattacatattacatgatgaaggtgtcccgtcttcccccatcctactctATGGCAGTTTCGTCGGCTAATTTAGAACATTACGAAAAGCaacttacaaaaatatgttgggcaagacacttaacggcaattgctccaacccggtggtctgtgggttgtctaaattgtcagccgaTACAgtcatacattacaaaatataaaaaaaatattcacccacaaagttacatacgtgctaACCCATAGGAGGGTACCACGTGTGCAAAGCTACAGACatccgtggtataacgaccggacaaataagttacaaacattcTTTCTGTCACCCCTATTTACAAATCGTGAAACGTATTCATCCAAGCGGAACAAGGAAATCACCGCCCAA contains:
- the LOC100181498 gene encoding uncharacterized protein LOC100181498: MHEITDPIDRDRNIGCKRLDLSDYNEVVEFMFKTYSFSEPVSLALSPTLQEVNEVLELGTKSCLESNTSIAAYDNNSGELIAVVLSEFNQLDSIDLNSFGEYGRKMFQIVVDLNRQGLPDHIRRSKFLTLVAGSVRPEYSKQGVTTKLAERSKLVAMEFGCEYITVECTSLYSQAVCRKLGYTLLHEIKYLDYSDEATGEKWYASIREPHRSIQLFALKVKRPLNISPRL